A DNA window from Methanosphaera sp. WGK6 contains the following coding sequences:
- a CDS encoding NTP transferase domain-containing protein, with amino-acid sequence MTTALIMAGGKGTRMDLDYEKPMIKVNMKPMISYVIDALVGCKYVDKILVAVSKNTPCTADYVKKFPVRIVNTEGKGYIEDLSAILSNRKYVEENEVVMTIVADLPFITSDQLSDVLENYYKRNKPAMCVSVPDYLFEKYKITPTLVYKGLVPTGVNLLLANNEEQDQTIYVSKNVELAFNINTLNDLNLSEHYIKKG; translated from the coding sequence ATGACAACTGCATTAATTATGGCTGGTGGAAAAGGTACTCGAATGGATTTGGATTATGAAAAACCAATGATTAAGGTTAATATGAAACCAATGATAAGCTATGTAATTGATGCCTTAGTTGGTTGTAAATATGTTGATAAAATATTAGTAGCTGTAAGTAAAAATACTCCCTGTACTGCAGATTATGTAAAAAAATTTCCTGTGAGAATAGTGAATACTGAAGGTAAAGGTTATATTGAAGATTTATCAGCTATTTTATCTAATAGGAAATATGTTGAAGAAAATGAGGTTGTCATGACTATTGTCGCTGATTTACCATTTATTACTTCTGATCAATTAAGTGATGTGTTGGAAAATTATTATAAGAGAAACAAACCAGCAATGTGTGTTTCAGTTCCTGATTATTTGTTTGAAAAATATAAAATAACACCTACTCTTGTATATAAAGGTTTAGTACCTACTGGAGTTAATTTATTGTTAGCAAATAATGAAGAACAAGATCAAACTATTTATGTATCTAAAAATGTGGAGTTAGCATTTAATATAAATACACTTAATGATTTGAATTTATCGGAACATTATATTAAAAAAGGATAA
- the mtrH gene encoding tetrahydromethanopterin S-methyltransferase subunit H yields the protein MFKFEKKQEVFDIYGVKIGGQPGEYPTVLAGTIFYAGHNILSDENKGVFDKDKAETLLNTMDEMTDKTGNPNIVQVFGATPEALIKYIDFVSEVSDSPFLIDSTSADARIAGSEYVTEAGLAERTIYNSINMSIDDEEIDAITKSDITSSIILGFNPTQPGVDGKISLWEDGSGILDKGLLEIAEDCGIFKPLMDVAVTPLGQGGGSAIKTTLNEKSRFGYPAGSGVHNVPSSWDWIKKYKKEYPEVWPVCDVGANIIQQMAGGDFVLFGPIENTRKAFTACAMTDMFIAEANETIGVTPIDSHPYKNLL from the coding sequence ATGTTCAAATTTGAAAAAAAACAAGAAGTATTTGATATTTATGGTGTAAAAATAGGTGGACAACCTGGTGAATATCCTACAGTATTAGCCGGAACAATTTTCTATGCAGGTCATAATATATTGTCTGATGAAAATAAAGGCGTATTTGATAAAGATAAAGCAGAAACATTATTAAATACAATGGATGAAATGACTGATAAAACAGGAAACCCTAATATAGTTCAAGTATTCGGCGCAACACCTGAAGCATTAATTAAATATATTGATTTTGTCTCAGAAGTATCTGATTCACCATTTCTTATAGATTCTACATCTGCTGATGCACGTATTGCTGGGTCAGAATATGTAACAGAAGCAGGACTCGCTGAAAGAACAATATATAATTCAATTAACATGTCTATTGATGATGAAGAAATTGATGCTATAACAAAATCAGATATTACTTCTTCTATAATTTTAGGATTTAATCCAACACAACCTGGTGTAGATGGTAAAATAAGTTTATGGGAAGATGGTTCTGGAATATTAGATAAAGGTTTACTTGAAATTGCAGAAGATTGTGGTATTTTCAAACCATTAATGGATGTGGCTGTTACACCACTTGGTCAAGGAGGGGGCAGTGCTATAAAAACAACATTAAATGAGAAAAGTAGGTTTGGTTATCCTGCAGGTAGTGGAGTACATAATGTTCCTTCATCATGGGATTGGATTAAAAAATATAAAAAAGAATACCCTGAAGTTTGGCCAGTATGTGATGTAGGTGCTAACATAATACAACAAATGGCTGGTGGAGATTTTGTTTTATTTGGACCTATAGAAAATACAAGAAAAGCATTCACTGCATGTGCAATGACTGATATGTTTATTGCAGAGGCAAATGAAACAATAGGAGTTACACCTATAGATTCTCATCCATATAAAAATCTATTATGA
- the mcrC gene encoding methyl-coenzyme M reductase I operon protein C has translation MIGKSTHIVDCRETRGIGEGGGIAQRGTYAQCGDDLLAVAMSPGRRHITKPVCEITFALREANIQTSTLVLNAGSGVPKDTPTGGGQGLFGVTPKEISQMNRHKIVLIHFGGVKNHIIYKARHVLKNINKPVIIISQYPVDFEDFAKIGVKTAGVMPEKPETQGTIVELITDVIRGESCTQQKLDEIIDKVENAIIKYGN, from the coding sequence ATGATTGGAAAGAGTACACATATTGTTGATTGTCGTGAAACAAGAGGTATTGGTGAAGGAGGTGGAATTGCACAGCGTGGTACATATGCTCAATGTGGTGATGATTTACTGGCTGTAGCAATGTCCCCCGGTCGTAGACATATTACTAAACCTGTTTGTGAAATAACATTTGCATTAAGGGAAGCAAATATTCAAACAAGCACATTAGTTCTTAATGCAGGATCAGGAGTACCAAAAGACACACCAACTGGTGGAGGACAGGGGTTATTTGGTGTAACACCAAAAGAAATTTCTCAAATGAACAGACATAAAATAGTTTTAATCCACTTTGGTGGAGTGAAAAATCATATTATTTACAAAGCAAGGCATGTTTTAAAAAATATCAATAAACCTGTTATTATAATATCACAGTATCCAGTTGATTTCGAAGATTTTGCTAAAATTGGAGTAAAAACAGCAGGGGTAATGCCTGAAAAACCAGAAACACAAGGGACTATTGTTGAATTAATAACAGATGTTATTCGTGGTGAATCATGCACTCAACAAAAATTGGATGAAATTATTGATAAAGTTGAGAATGCAATTATAAAATATGGTAATTAA
- a CDS encoding class I SAM-dependent methyltransferase family protein — MKGKLIGDILVVKKEPDNLEELIKFPYINRVVKLGQIHGQKREPDIEMIYGEGTETIHKENYCKFKIDVAKVMWSKGNTGERQHMSTLPDSNETIIDMFAGIGYFTIPMAVHSKPNKIYAIEINPVSYNFLCENIKLNKVEDIVEPILGDCGLQDFNHVADRIMMGYIGTTHHYLDSAISYLKKGGIIHYHESTPEPILFTRPVERVKEAAAKQDREIEVLNKRSIKKYSPGVYHTVVDIKVN, encoded by the coding sequence ATGAAAGGTAAATTAATTGGAGATATATTGGTCGTTAAAAAAGAACCAGATAATTTAGAGGAATTAATTAAGTTTCCCTACATTAACAGAGTTGTAAAACTCGGACAAATACACGGCCAAAAAAGAGAACCTGACATTGAAATGATTTATGGTGAAGGTACCGAAACTATTCATAAAGAGAATTATTGTAAATTTAAAATTGATGTTGCGAAGGTAATGTGGTCTAAGGGTAATACTGGTGAGCGTCAACATATGAGTACATTACCAGATAGTAATGAAACAATTATTGATATGTTTGCAGGAATTGGTTATTTTACAATACCTATGGCTGTACATTCGAAACCGAATAAAATTTATGCTATAGAAATTAATCCAGTTTCATATAATTTCCTATGTGAAAATATTAAATTAAACAAAGTAGAAGATATTGTTGAACCAATTCTTGGTGATTGTGGTCTTCAAGATTTTAATCATGTTGCAGATAGAATTATGATGGGCTATATTGGTACAACACATCATTACTTAGATAGTGCAATAAGTTATCTTAAAAAAGGAGGTATTATTCATTATCATGAGTCAACACCAGAACCTATACTATTTACACGTCCAGTTGAACGTGTTAAAGAAGCTGCAGCAAAACAAGATAGAGAAATAGAAGTTTTGAATAAACGTTCTATTAAAAAATATTCTCCCGGTGTTTATCATACGGTTGTAGATATAAAAGTCAATTAG
- the mtrB gene encoding tetrahydromethanopterin S-methyltransferase subunit MtrB: MVNNTTIIIDDDLVLDVNSGIIGTKNNLSSKTAQNFPIEDVIHEIDRLEASINNLESSLNPKTTSNLSESGREGVYEKEGLLTNIIIGVIIALIFIILLL, from the coding sequence ATGGTAAATAATACAACAATTATAATTGATGATGATTTAGTTTTAGATGTAAATTCAGGAATAATAGGGACAAAAAATAACTTGAGCTCAAAAACAGCTCAAAATTTTCCAATAGAAGACGTGATACATGAAATTGATAGGTTGGAAGCGAGTATAAATAACTTAGAATCTTCTTTAAATCCTAAAACAACATCTAATCTATCTGAATCTGGACGAGAAGGAGTATATGAAAAAGAAGGATTATTGACAAATATAATAATTGGTGTAATCATTGCATTAATTTTCATTATCTTATTATTATAA
- the mtrC gene encoding tetrahydromethanopterin S-methyltransferase subunit MtrC yields the protein MADDLIPHQIIILVAVIIGTISIYLSGISIIGGIFSIIATVLAVIMGTNTLRYIGKYSLGTGVPSIIYMLTACSLVSVLAGLFLSLSLNQSILFPIFSLIIAVIVSLIVALICKTVFKIQVEILPKSFMLIALAATLSIVSMSTLIVSTHDAISIYNHVIKTGLIILLMIITVMAIQNPYNSCMGPNEDQYRTLALAMSNAFLMLIVVSMISLLNNAFWYIYLIISFIGWIITIKQYFKYTKQQAASIRWSGLWPNSDDEEL from the coding sequence TTGGCAGATGATTTAATTCCACATCAAATCATAATTCTAGTAGCAGTAATAATTGGTACAATATCTATTTATTTAAGTGGTATTTCTATTATTGGAGGTATTTTTTCCATAATTGCAACAGTACTAGCAGTAATCATGGGAACAAACACATTACGTTACATTGGAAAATATAGTTTAGGTACTGGAGTACCTTCAATTATTTACATGTTAACAGCATGTAGTTTAGTAAGTGTACTTGCTGGATTATTTTTATCTTTAAGCTTAAATCAAAGTATACTATTTCCTATATTTAGTTTAATTATTGCAGTAATTGTAAGTTTAATAGTGGCATTAATATGTAAAACAGTATTTAAAATCCAAGTAGAAATTTTACCAAAATCATTCATGTTAATTGCATTAGCAGCAACTTTATCAATTGTCTCCATGTCAACATTAATAGTTTCCACACATGATGCTATATCAATATATAATCATGTGATTAAAACAGGGTTAATAATATTATTGATGATAATAACAGTAATGGCTATTCAAAATCCATATAATTCATGTATGGGTCCTAATGAAGATCAATATAGAACATTAGCTCTAGCAATGTCAAATGCATTTTTAATGTTAATTGTAGTTTCAATGATTAGTTTACTTAATAATGCCTTTTGGTATATTTATTTAATAATATCATTTATAGGATGGATAATAACCATAAAACAATATTTCAAATACACAAAACAACAAGCAGCATCTATCAGATGGTCTGGACTTTGGCCAAATAGCGATGATGAGGAGTTATAA
- the mtrA gene encoding tetrahydromethanopterin S-methyltransferase subunit A, translating to MVDKKEVIQGWPLETGDYSVGDETSPVAVVSLGSNMNEDLVNAGAAISGPLHTENLGIEKVVANVISNSNIRYVLICGSEVQGHITGKTVEALYENGIDAEKKSIIGSPGAIPFVENLPIEAVGRFQEQVSIISMINNENIDELSEKIKECLDNDPGAYDEEAMIVELNESEEEDVESTDDEIETPISGESVDTISLNLLAIENRIRLMQDEIKQIASQEKISSGYYAGKIEGIVIGFILTIILVLIVVSGM from the coding sequence TTGGTAGATAAAAAAGAAGTAATTCAAGGATGGCCTCTTGAAACAGGAGATTATAGTGTGGGTGATGAAACAAGTCCAGTAGCTGTAGTTTCATTAGGTTCTAATATGAATGAAGATTTAGTAAACGCAGGAGCTGCTATATCGGGTCCATTACATACTGAAAACTTAGGTATTGAAAAAGTAGTGGCTAATGTAATTTCAAATTCAAATATACGCTATGTTTTAATATGTGGGTCTGAAGTTCAAGGACATATAACTGGAAAAACAGTAGAAGCATTATATGAAAATGGTATTGATGCAGAGAAAAAATCAATAATTGGATCTCCAGGAGCAATTCCTTTTGTTGAAAACTTACCTATTGAAGCTGTTGGACGATTTCAAGAACAAGTTTCAATTATAAGTATGATTAATAATGAAAATATTGATGAATTATCTGAAAAAATAAAGGAATGTTTAGATAATGATCCTGGAGCTTATGATGAAGAAGCAATGATTGTAGAATTAAATGAATCTGAAGAAGAGGACGTTGAATCAACAGATGATGAAATAGAAACACCTATTTCAGGGGAATCTGTAGATACAATATCTTTAAATTTATTAGCTATTGAAAATAGGATACGATTAATGCAGGATGAAATTAAACAAATAGCCAGTCAAGAAAAAATATCTTCAGGATACTATGCTGGAAAAATTGAAGGTATTGTTATAGGATTTATATTAACAATAATTCTTGTACTAATAGTAGTTTCAGGTATGTGA
- a CDS encoding zinc metalloprotease HtpX translates to MLENLKTALLLGIMSILLVIICGFIGAVLNFGRVGILIGLLFAIIMNFVSYFYSDKIALSSYNAKLVSEQESPNLHRIVSDLAKNANIKKPKVAIIQSNDPNAFATGRNQNNAVVAVTTGLLQMLNEDELRGVLSHELGHIRNKDILISSVAATIAGIIVAIADWGRFATIFSDDDTSTLIGTLLIAILAPIAATIIQLAISRNREYKADAVGAEICGNPLALASALRKIEFGTIQHPMSNAKSTDAHMFIMNPFGNASSKIKNLFSTHPSTADRIKRLENMVGN, encoded by the coding sequence ATGTTAGAAAATTTGAAAACAGCACTTTTATTAGGTATAATGTCAATATTACTTGTAATAATTTGTGGATTCATAGGTGCAGTTTTAAACTTTGGCCGTGTAGGTATACTTATTGGATTATTATTTGCAATTATTATGAATTTTGTATCCTACTTCTATTCTGATAAAATTGCATTATCTTCATATAATGCTAAACTTGTATCAGAACAAGAATCACCAAATTTACATAGAATCGTCTCAGATTTAGCAAAAAATGCCAATATTAAAAAACCAAAAGTAGCAATAATTCAGTCAAACGATCCAAATGCTTTTGCAACAGGACGTAATCAGAATAATGCAGTGGTAGCTGTTACTACAGGACTTCTTCAAATGTTAAATGAAGATGAACTTAGAGGTGTATTGTCACATGAATTAGGTCATATTCGAAATAAAGATATCCTAATTAGTTCCGTGGCAGCAACTATTGCAGGTATTATTGTAGCTATTGCTGATTGGGGACGCTTTGCAACAATTTTTAGTGATGATGATACAAGTACTCTTATTGGTACCTTATTAATAGCAATTTTAGCACCTATTGCTGCAACAATTATTCAATTAGCTATTAGTAGAAATAGAGAATATAAAGCAGATGCAGTTGGTGCTGAAATTTGTGGTAATCCTTTAGCACTAGCTAGTGCTCTTAGAAAAATAGAATTTGGTACTATACAACATCCTATGAGTAATGCTAAAAGTACTGATGCTCATATGTTTATTATGAATCCTTTTGGAAATGCTTCAAGTAAAATTAAAAATTTATTTTCAACACATCCTAGTACAGCAGATAGAATAAAAAGATTAGAAAATATGGTTGGAAATTAA
- the mtrF gene encoding tetrahydromethanopterin S-methyltransferase subunit F encodes MNTLLKNIGELIDSVDYRVQLISRNQRLIAGIENTRIKGILIGIIFTLLLVGVPIIYYKGGF; translated from the coding sequence ATGAATACTTTATTAAAAAATATTGGTGAATTAATTGATTCTGTTGATTACAGGGTGCAACTAATTAGTAGAAATCAACGATTAATAGCAGGGATTGAAAATACTCGAATTAAGGGTATATTAATTGGAATTATATTCACATTACTCCTTGTAGGAGTTCCTATTATATATTATAAGGGAGGATTTTAA
- the mtrD gene encoding tetrahydromethanopterin S-methyltransferase subunit D produces the protein MIELLISIILGATLIGIGVHFIPVGGAPAALSTTAGIPTGAPMITIGMGITGILAATSVITQPELIIILAGALGSMIMMSITMLFSNMIHIYGVGVPPASANFEKDLVTGFKQEEYVSPGTTGHGIPTISFISGLIGSLLGGIGGSLAFWAIFNEVQSKHTLEIAVSGSISAILAIMIFFIIAVVASYNIGGTIQGFYDKKFRLKIIPGTISCFIASVMLAIIYMVILGGM, from the coding sequence ATGATTGAATTATTAATAAGTATAATCTTAGGCGCAACACTCATTGGAATAGGTGTACATTTCATACCTGTGGGTGGTGCACCTGCAGCTTTATCTACAACAGCAGGTATACCTACTGGTGCTCCAATGATAACAATAGGTATGGGAATTACAGGAATTCTAGCAGCAACATCTGTTATAACACAACCTGAATTAATAATTATATTAGCTGGAGCATTAGGTTCTATGATTATGATGTCTATAACTATGTTATTTTCAAATATGATTCATATTTATGGTGTAGGTGTTCCACCAGCATCAGCAAATTTTGAGAAAGATCTCGTAACTGGTTTTAAACAAGAAGAATATGTAAGTCCTGGAACCACAGGACATGGAATTCCAACAATATCATTTATCAGTGGATTGATAGGTTCTCTATTGGGTGGAATTGGTGGAAGTTTAGCTTTCTGGGCAATATTTAATGAAGTTCAATCTAAACATACACTTGAAATAGCTGTTAGTGGATCTATTTCAGCAATTCTTGCAATAATGATTTTCTTTATAATTGCAGTTGTAGCATCATATAATATTGGTGGAACTATACAAGGATTCTATGATAAAAAATTTAGACTTAAAATAATACCAGGTACAATTTCATGTTTCATAGCTTCTGTAATGTTAGCTATAATATATATGGTAATATTAGGGGGAATGTAA
- a CDS encoding methanogenesis marker 14 protein, translating into MTIQEVTIPIISSKELKEQYFTVLSVELGNTTIKSIILTTNIKTNKNYQLNKVVRLTRDIRLPRNDEEIFGHTIWNKPLSKEAIEEAVMDIILDSLSEINMSVSDLDFAVRSTGIVAISSLSKELGSIIKALSNGCLSAGIKPSQMTAPFSINNIPKHIRKFSFFNNIPFDGSIVSVASPKVTGRVANEMEGELVTAGIKLAAKSSIIDYRNPVISIDMGTTLAGQVIDNSKPYANVLCNYVGLAGGISDVILRGCNIIDTNHSTIDVGNYESNVQYNMKNIHNNTIKLHEFIDIMKVPSNVNEFGLVTIDSKLVKQSNIGLIGCQINNEKKLINTFNKIIQNYQINEIQFQIDDLYAYMIKRLIDETIKLNILPQNTTLGITGRAGITGKKPELIEKYISTQVNDIIFTSDGLALGALMVARCMNSLGTPINPVGGSRKGMCIMQERISINKKEK; encoded by the coding sequence ATGACAATTCAAGAAGTTACAATACCAATTATTTCTTCAAAGGAACTTAAAGAACAATACTTCACAGTATTATCTGTTGAGCTAGGAAACACAACTATTAAATCTATAATTCTAACAACCAATATTAAAACAAATAAGAATTATCAATTAAATAAAGTAGTTAGATTAACTCGAGATATTCGTCTTCCTAGAAATGATGAAGAAATATTTGGACATACTATATGGAATAAACCATTATCAAAAGAAGCAATTGAAGAAGCAGTAATGGATATTATTTTAGATTCCTTATCTGAGATAAATATGTCTGTTTCAGATTTAGATTTTGCTGTAAGATCCACAGGTATTGTAGCTATATCTTCTTTATCTAAAGAATTAGGTTCTATTATCAAAGCATTATCTAATGGATGTTTAAGTGCAGGAATTAAACCTTCACAAATGACAGCTCCGTTTTCAATTAATAATATTCCTAAACACATACGAAAATTCTCTTTTTTTAATAATATACCTTTTGATGGATCAATTGTTAGTGTAGCTTCACCAAAAGTAACTGGTAGGGTTGCCAATGAAATGGAAGGAGAACTAGTAACAGCAGGTATTAAACTTGCTGCAAAAAGTTCTATAATTGATTATAGAAATCCTGTAATATCTATTGACATGGGTACTACTCTAGCAGGACAAGTGATTGATAATTCAAAACCTTATGCTAATGTATTATGTAATTATGTAGGGTTAGCTGGTGGAATTTCTGATGTTATATTAAGAGGATGTAATATTATAGATACAAATCATTCTACAATAGATGTGGGAAATTATGAAAGTAATGTTCAATATAATATGAAAAATATACATAACAATACTATTAAATTACATGAATTTATTGATATAATGAAAGTACCATCAAATGTTAATGAATTTGGATTAGTGACTATAGACTCTAAACTAGTAAAACAATCAAATATAGGATTAATAGGATGTCAAATAAATAATGAAAAAAAATTAATTAACACATTTAATAAAATTATACAAAATTATCAAATTAATGAAATACAATTTCAAATTGATGATTTATATGCATACATGATAAAACGATTAATTGATGAAACAATTAAATTAAATATATTACCTCAAAATACAACACTGGGAATAACTGGAAGAGCAGGAATCACTGGGAAAAAACCAGAACTTATTGAAAAATATATATCTACTCAAGTTAATGATATTATATTTACCTCTGATGGGCTTGCATTAGGTGCTCTGATGGTTGCAAGATGTATGAACTCACTTGGAACTCCAATAAATCCTGTAGGAGGTTCTAGAAAAGGTATGTGTATAATGCAAGAAAGAATTTCAATAAATAAAAAAGAAAAATAA
- the mtrG gene encoding tetrahydromethanopterin S-methyltransferase subunit MtrG codes for MSDNLKEDLEVIDERLSRLEEKLEESHGEFSQKTGKYIGRDIGILYGIVIALLLVIILMKLHII; via the coding sequence ATGTCTGATAATTTAAAAGAAGATCTTGAAGTTATTGATGAAAGATTAAGTCGTCTAGAAGAAAAATTAGAAGAATCACATGGAGAATTTTCTCAAAAAACAGGAAAATATATTGGAAGGGATATTGGAATATTATATGGTATTGTAATTGCACTATTATTAGTAATAATTTTAATGAAACTTCATATAATTTAA
- the mmp10 gene encoding methyl coenzyme M reductase-arginine methyltransferase Mmp10 (Mmp10 (methanogenesis marker protein 10) is a cobalamin-requiring radical SAM methyltransferase that creates the methylarginine modification to methyl coenzyme M reductase.) — MQIMADVGGIPGKNCRGFCEYCYFKNVRETKILGCKNCPPGQIGCSHCTTDTNMKRDYFPAYQVLSTLQTNIFQTEIPKDTLVNITGDGDVSCYPHLIELTQGIQDMGLSSHLGYTSGKGIDDPAIVDKLINNNVIETTFTAFSTNPALRKTWMHDPTPEASIESLKRFCESCDVHAASIIIPGVNDGEELARTCENLESWGAKALILMRFANTRNQGLILNSDPVIPGIKEQSLAEFEQLVRNTAKEYNLRVTGTPICDPETDSPYALSKDKNKEYLEILTDIRAEATLITSKISAPYIEKILENLNASDYVNVVATEQEIACLITEDDLKSLDLGEVKDTVIIPGRCFVHDLRAEEIFRSDGKFRLVHRGPDMLTLDGEMTGSMNKNDVLKNELMAFEELIELINYMGVHI; from the coding sequence ATGCAAATAATGGCTGATGTTGGGGGAATTCCCGGTAAAAACTGTAGAGGTTTCTGTGAATATTGTTATTTTAAAAATGTTCGAGAAACAAAAATACTAGGTTGTAAAAACTGTCCACCAGGACAAATTGGATGTTCACATTGTACAACCGATACAAATATGAAACGAGATTATTTCCCAGCATATCAAGTACTAAGTACATTACAAACAAACATATTTCAAACAGAAATTCCTAAAGACACATTAGTTAATATTACTGGTGATGGTGATGTGAGTTGTTATCCTCATTTAATTGAATTAACCCAAGGAATACAGGATATGGGATTATCTTCTCATTTAGGTTATACTAGTGGAAAAGGAATTGATGATCCTGCTATTGTTGACAAATTAATTAATAATAATGTTATTGAAACTACATTTACTGCATTTTCAACAAATCCAGCACTTAGAAAAACATGGATGCATGATCCAACTCCTGAAGCATCCATTGAATCCTTGAAACGATTTTGTGAATCATGTGATGTTCACGCAGCATCTATTATAATCCCTGGTGTTAATGATGGGGAGGAATTAGCTAGAACTTGTGAAAATCTTGAAAGTTGGGGTGCAAAAGCATTAATTTTAATGCGATTTGCTAATACTAGAAATCAAGGTTTAATATTAAATAGTGATCCTGTGATTCCCGGAATTAAAGAACAAAGTTTAGCTGAATTTGAACAACTTGTAAGAAATACTGCAAAAGAATATAATTTACGTGTTACTGGAACACCTATTTGTGATCCTGAAACAGATAGTCCTTATGCATTATCTAAAGATAAAAATAAGGAATATCTTGAAATATTAACAGATATTAGAGCAGAAGCTACACTTATTACTAGTAAAATATCGGCCCCCTATATTGAAAAAATATTAGAAAATCTTAATGCATCTGATTATGTTAATGTTGTTGCTACTGAACAAGAAATCGCTTGCTTAATTACTGAAGATGATTTGAAATCATTGGATTTAGGAGAAGTTAAAGATACTGTTATAATTCCTGGTAGATGTTTTGTACATGATTTAAGAGCTGAGGAAATATTTAGATCTGATGGTAAATTCCGTCTTGTACATAGAGGTCCTGATATGTTAACATTAGATGGAGAAATGACTGGAAGTATGAATAAAAATGATGTTTTGAAAAATGAATTAATGGCATTCGAAGAGTTAATTGAACTAATAAATTACATGGGTGTACATATATAA
- the mtrE gene encoding tetrahydromethanopterin S-methyltransferase subunit E, producing MDILYNLGLVILMSFFAIIAGIFEDLESDVASTSNPNSQVQLAPQIGNLHKLFNRAVSGEPLLVGTMAVIAGAIAQVLLTLNQPLLVVLILSTGIATGIQVIFSITSYMGRITSQALYNQPLFMDVLYKHVPTAAAHAFINLFSITIVSYIMVYMLTPSIPLTLPIVSLLLGLSLGSIGSAVGDIHYGAEKLYQHHKFGSGIPVSTNGDITTKEALGSRNSIDVVNFCSKFAGPLTGLCFGIIIFLNFWIFLVFDVSTALIVSGVIVIGITILNYILERKARSNYGKYEK from the coding sequence ATGGATATACTATATAATCTTGGTTTAGTTATCTTGATGAGCTTTTTTGCAATAATTGCAGGTATTTTTGAGGATTTGGAGTCTGATGTTGCATCTACTAGTAATCCAAATTCTCAAGTTCAACTAGCACCACAAATAGGTAACTTACATAAATTATTTAATAGAGCAGTATCTGGAGAACCATTACTTGTAGGAACAATGGCTGTTATAGCTGGAGCAATAGCACAAGTATTATTAACATTAAACCAGCCATTACTTGTTGTATTAATTTTATCTACAGGAATAGCAACAGGAATACAGGTTATTTTTTCAATTACTTCATATATGGGACGAATAACAAGTCAAGCTTTATATAATCAACCTTTATTTATGGATGTACTATACAAACACGTACCTACAGCAGCAGCTCATGCTTTTATAAACTTATTTTCAATTACAATAGTTTCATATATTATGGTTTATATGTTAACACCATCAATTCCATTAACATTACCAATAGTATCATTACTTCTAGGATTATCTCTAGGATCTATTGGTTCAGCAGTGGGTGATATACATTATGGTGCTGAAAAGTTATATCAACATCATAAATTTGGTTCTGGAATTCCAGTATCTACAAATGGGGATATAACTACAAAAGAAGCATTAGGTTCAAGAAATTCCATTGATGTTGTAAATTTCTGTTCTAAGTTTGCAGGACCATTAACAGGGTTATGCTTTGGAATAATCATATTTTTAAATTTCTGGATATTTTTAGTATTTGATGTTTCAACAGCTTTAATTGTAAGTGGTGTAATAGTAATAGGAATAACAATTTTAAATTATATACTAGAACGTAAAGCTCGTTCTAATTATGGTAAATATGAAAAATAA